A region of the Planctomycetota bacterium genome:
GTCCGGGCGGACGCCTCACTCATAAAGGTCAACGCCAGAATAAACTCATTCCAGGAGAAGATAAATACCAGGATAGCCGTGGTCGCCAGTGCAGGCGCTGAAATCGGCAGGATTATCTTTGCCAGCAGGCCTATTCTTGAAAAACCGTCCACCAATGCCGCATCTTCAATATCACGCGGAACCTGCCGAAAAAAACCGGTTAATACCCAGATAACAAAAGGCAGATTTAATGCCGTATAAGGCAGTATCAGGGCCAAATAATTATTCGCCAGCCCCGCGGCCATAACCATCTCATAAAGAGGCACCACCAGGATAACCGGCGGGAAGAGTGCGACCAGGAGAACCGCTTTCTGTAAAAATCCTTTCCCTTTTAACGGCAAACGTGCCAGGGCATAAGACGCCGGCGTCCCCACTACTAATGCCAGAAAGGTCGTCCCGCACGCGACAATAAAACTATTCAGAATATACCGGGCAAACGGCTGGCGGGTGAAAATAGTTATATAATTACTTAATGTTATCTGGTTTGGAAGATAACTGATAGGTGATGATAATATTTCAGCGGTCGGTTTCAGCGAGGTCAAACATTCCCATAAAAATGGGCCAAGACTAAAACCCACCGCCAACAAAACCGAAAAATACAGCAACAGTTTCTTCATTAGTATTCAACCTGTGTTCTGTGCAATAACGAGATTATCCCGGCAATTGCCAGTAATATCAAGACCGTAACGATGGTTAAACTCGCCGCATAACCAATATTGAGATACCGGTATATATTATTGTAGAGATAGAGTGAGATGGTTTGGGTGCTGCCGCCCGGTCCGCCTCCGGTTAAGACCCAAACAAGGTCAAATACACCAAAGGCATGAATCGTCCGGAAAAGTAATGCCATGACAATATATGGTTTAAGTAACGGCAGAGTAACCCGTCGGAATTGACCCCACCAGCCGGCGCCATCTATCTTAATTGCTTCATAGAGGTCGCGCGGGATAGATTGTAATCCGGCTAATAAGATAATCATAATGAAGGGCGTTGTCTTCCAGATATCCGCAAAGATAAGGGCGCCCATTGCCAAAGCCGGTTTACCCAGCCAGGCAACCGGTGAACTGATAATTCCTAATTTCATCAGGATATCGTTAAAAACCCCGTAGGTGCCGTCATACATCCAGCCCCAAGCCATCGCCATCACCGCGGGCGGTAATGCCCAAGGGACTAAGGCACAGGCGCGGGCTAATCCCCGTCCCTTAAACGAGGCATTCAAAAGCAACGCAAACCCTAACCCGATAATAAATTCCAGGCTTACCGAAATAACCGTAAAAACAATTGTATTATAAAGACTGGAGTAAAACCACTTATCCGCAAGGAGTGTAGCATAATTGCTCAACCCGACAAAATGAACCGGCTCGGCAGAAGTCTTGACATTATGGAAAAAACTCAGGTAAAAGCATCTTAAGACAGGGAAAAACACTACGATAAAAAGCAAGATTGCCGCCGGTAAGATAAAAAGATAATTCTGATATCGTTTCATAGCCCTAATATAAAAAAATTAGCCAAGCCAGTCAAGAAGATTTTCGTGACACCAATAAAAACTTTTACTTAAGCAACTGCCTTATTTCCTGGGCGGCTTTTTTAAGAGCGGATTCGGGCGTTTCTTTACCAACCAAGGCACTGCTAACATATAGTTGCAGGATATCCGAAATATGTGCATAGGATGGATGTCCTGGTCTGGGACGGGCGGTTAAAAGCACTTTATATAAGTCCGAATAATGCGGGCTTTCGGAAATAATTTCGGCATCTTTAAACAAACCATGCAGGGTAGGTATAGCTCCGTTTTTGAAGTGCATTATTTTCTGTCCTTTTTCTCCGGAGACAAATTGTATAAATTTCCATGCCGCCTGTTTATTCGGCGATGATTGTGCAATAGCAAATCCCCAGCCGCCTAAAGTTGCCGCACTTCTTTGTCCTTCCTTATGAACCATAGGAATAATGCCGATTTTATCTTTTATCGGCGATTCTATCCCTTGGGCCAATGTCCAGGCATAAGGCCAGTTACGCATAAAGATTGCGTGGCCTTCCTGGAAAAGCCGGCGAGCATCTTCTTCCTGATACTTGGTAATATCCGGAGGAACAATTTTGTATCGGTTTACCAGATCGCATAACCAAGTGAGCGATTCAATGGCTTGAGGGCTGTCAATGACGATTTGATTGCTTTCATCCATTAAATCAGTGCCTCCGCCCCAGAGAATTTCAAGAAAACAGCATATAAGGCCTTCGTATTGCATTCCCTGGAAAGTAAAACCATAGAGTTCCGGCGGTTTCTGCAATTCGATAGCGATACGGTTAAGTTCATCCCATGTTTGAGGCGGCTTGAGATTATGTGCTTCAAGGATATCCTTGCGATAATATAGCATTCCGGCATCCGTACGCACAGGGACGCGATAAATTTTCTGCTGGTATTTTGAACCGGCGATATCTCCGGGAAGAAACTTTGCCTGTTCTTCCGGAGTAAAAAACTCATCCAGAGGGCTAATCCAACCGGCAGAAGCGAATTTAGGTACCCATATAATATCCATATAAACCATATCATAAACAGATTCGCCTGCCATAAAAGAACGGGCATACATATCTTCGCGGCTATTGGTGGCCGCCGGTCCCTCGACTAATTCTACTTTTATATTAGGATAAGATTGTTCGAATTCTGTTATCAGCGATTTCCATGCTCCGCCTGTGTCAGCCGCATCAAGGAATCTTAAAGTAATATTACCCTGTTCTGCTTTACCGCAAGCAGTCAGGTTTAATATTACAGCTAAAACAATCCCTGTAATCAAAAAATGTTTTAACATTAGCTAATGCTCCTTTCTTTATAATGCGAAATTAAGAAGCTCGTTAAAACTTTTAGCCTCTATCCGGTAATCCGCGACGCTATTCAGGATGTGGTTGCTGGAGCAGAAGGCAATGCCGATGCCGGCGAACCTGACCATGCAGATATCGTATTCGCTGTCCCCGACCGCGATAATATTGCCCAGCGGCATATCGTATTTTTGGGCAAGCTTGAGCATGACGTTGCTCTTGCAGAAATTATGGTTGCATTTGCTTTCTTCCGTGCGCATGAAATAGGAGGGGACTTTGACTTCTCCGGTCGCGATAGAGTTAGAAAATTCCAGTTCGTTGGCAATGGCGAAATCCGCCCCGATTTTCATCTTGATATGGTTGGCAACCGCGTCATAGCTGTCGCTGATAATCCCGACGATATAACCCCGTTTCTTTAGCTCCTGTATGGTTTCGATTGCGTCGGAAACGAGCGGAATCTTCTCCGCCGCCGCGAGCATCTGCGCGATGTTCAGCCCTTTCAGATGCTGGGCAATCAGCTTGGTCAAAAGATAGGATTCCGAATTGGTCGCCAGAATCTTAATCAGCTCTTTCTCAAAGTTAAACTCTTTTGCCGCCGTGAAAATGAACCTTCCTTCCAGCAGGGTATTGTCCATATCGAAGATAATCATCTTCTTTAAGGGCAAGAGCGTTTCTTTGATAGCCAGTTCCATCTGGTCGCGGATGATATTGATGGTTTCCAAAGAATCGAGGGAGAAATCCGGGCGGGTTCGGGAGCGCTTGAGGATAGCGCGTGAAACCTCGCGGGACATTTTCCCCAGTTCGCGCCACTGTTTCATCTTGTGCGAAACGTTGCCGATGTTGACTTCGCGTATCCGGACGCCTAAATTGAGCATATCAAGAAGTATCCCGATATCCACCCCGTAATCATTCTCGAACGTTATCTTTTGGAGGAACACTTTTTTGCCCGCGATAATCCCGCTCAACGGCTGGGAGAATTTGAGGGCTTCCGGCATCAATAGAGAAAGGAGCGGCTTGGCAACCAGTTCGGTCACCCGGCCGGCTTCGCGGCCGAAAGTGGATTTAACGAAATCCGCTTCATCCTTAAGGATGGGTTCAGCCAGGCGGTCAATCACATCCGGGGCGTAATTATCTATATCGCCGTCCAGGTAAACGACGATATTATTCTTCGCGACAAGCAATCCATCCATCATGGACGCGCCTTTGCCGATTTTGGGGGATGTGATTACGCTCGTGCCGGATTCCTTGGCAATCTCCACGGTCCGGTCGACGGACTTATCGTCCACGACGATTACTTCATCAACCCCTTTGGATTGGCGGGCAAGCGTTATCACCCGGCCGATAGTCTTTTCTTCGTTAAGGGTTGGAATAATTACTGATATCATATATAATCAGAAGCTATATTAAAACAACCTTTTTAAGACCAAAATGCGCAATCAGCCAAAGCGCAATCGCCGCGATGGGGAGGACCGTTACATATAATTTAACCGCGCGCCGTTCAGGTTCAGGGGCGTCCGGTTGCGGCTTATCAGCAATCCGCGCCGCAACGGTAAGCATCAAAACCACCCCGTAGAAAATATCGAACGGGCCGGGGAAGGCTGCCTGGTAAATGCCGATGAAGATAGCGCTGATAAACAAGGCAGCCGGCCCGACTAAAATCCAAAAGACTCTTAATAAACATCCGCCCAATGGGGTCTCTTTTTCATTATCCATAATAGGCCTCCTTTAATAGCGCAGAAAATCAGTCAATCAATGTGAACAAACGATAAGAAAACGCGTATCAATGAAGCTAAACCAAGGTGGCTACTTAAAAAGGAGGGTCGCGGGGAATGGGTGGAAAACTCAATATATAAATCTTATTGCCGGATAATAGTATTTTATTGTCCATGAACACTATTCTATTATTATCCCAAGCGCCTGTCAAGAAAACTTACCTGAAGAACACAAAAGTGGTCAGGATAAATATCGGGATTAATATCAGGACCGAATAAGCCATATAGCCGAAGAACGAGGGCATTTTAATATGCGATTCCTCGGCGATTGCCTTGACCATAAAATTCGGGCCGTTTCCGATATAGGTGTTCGCGCCCATAAAGACCGCCCCGCAGGAAATCGCGGTAAGCAATACTATACTGCTTTGCCCTGCTTTAAGGAATTCCGCCAGGTAAGAGCCTTCCAGCGGGACGTTCATTATCCCGCTTGCCGTCGCGGCCATGGTCAGGTAGGTCGGCGCGTTATCCAGGAAGCTGGAAAGCGAACCGGTCGCCCAGAAGAAATGCCACGGCTCGGTTAATCCCAAAGACTTGCCGTTTGCGTTCAGCAATATCAAGGCCGGCACCA
Encoded here:
- a CDS encoding carbohydrate ABC transporter permease produces the protein MKKLLLYFSVLLAVGFSLGPFLWECLTSLKPTAEILSSPISYLPNQITLSNYITIFTRQPFARYILNSFIVACGTTFLALVVGTPASYALARLPLKGKGFLQKAVLLVALFPPVILVVPLYEMVMAAGLANNYLALILPYTALNLPFVIWVLTGFFRQVPRDIEDAALVDGFSRIGLLAKIILPISAPALATTAILVFIFSWNEFILALTFMSEASARTIPVGIAMLTGVSPYEIPWGQIAAAVVATTLPLVLVVLFLQRKIIEGLTAGAVKG
- a CDS encoding sugar ABC transporter permease codes for the protein MKRYQNYLFILPAAILLFIVVFFPVLRCFYLSFFHNVKTSAEPVHFVGLSNYATLLADKWFYSSLYNTIVFTVISVSLEFIIGLGFALLLNASFKGRGLARACALVPWALPPAVMAMAWGWMYDGTYGVFNDILMKLGIISSPVAWLGKPALAMGALIFADIWKTTPFIMIILLAGLQSIPRDLYEAIKIDGAGWWGQFRRVTLPLLKPYIVMALLFRTIHAFGVFDLVWVLTGGGPGGSTQTISLYLYNNIYRYLNIGYAASLTIVTVLILLAIAGIISLLHRTQVEY
- a CDS encoding ABC transporter substrate-binding protein; this translates as MLKHFLITGIVLAVILNLTACGKAEQGNITLRFLDAADTGGAWKSLITEFEQSYPNIKVELVEGPAATNSREDMYARSFMAGESVYDMVYMDIIWVPKFASAGWISPLDEFFTPEEQAKFLPGDIAGSKYQQKIYRVPVRTDAGMLYYRKDILEAHNLKPPQTWDELNRIAIELQKPPELYGFTFQGMQYEGLICCFLEILWGGGTDLMDESNQIVIDSPQAIESLTWLCDLVNRYKIVPPDITKYQEEDARRLFQEGHAIFMRNWPYAWTLAQGIESPIKDKIGIIPMVHKEGQRSAATLGGWGFAIAQSSPNKQAAWKFIQFVSGEKGQKIMHFKNGAIPTLHGLFKDAEIISESPHYSDLYKVLLTARPRPGHPSYAHISDILQLYVSSALVGKETPESALKKAAQEIRQLLK
- a CDS encoding HAD-IB family phosphatase, whose protein sequence is MISVIIPTLNEEKTIGRVITLARQSKGVDEVIVVDDKSVDRTVEIAKESGTSVITSPKIGKGASMMDGLLVAKNNIVVYLDGDIDNYAPDVIDRLAEPILKDEADFVKSTFGREAGRVTELVAKPLLSLLMPEALKFSQPLSGIIAGKKVFLQKITFENDYGVDIGILLDMLNLGVRIREVNIGNVSHKMKQWRELGKMSREVSRAILKRSRTRPDFSLDSLETINIIRDQMELAIKETLLPLKKMIIFDMDNTLLEGRFIFTAAKEFNFEKELIKILATNSESYLLTKLIAQHLKGLNIAQMLAAAEKIPLVSDAIETIQELKKRGYIVGIISDSYDAVANHIKMKIGADFAIANELEFSNSIATGEVKVPSYFMRTEESKCNHNFCKSNVMLKLAQKYDMPLGNIIAVGDSEYDICMVRFAGIGIAFCSSNHILNSVADYRIEAKSFNELLNFAL